In one Vidua chalybeata isolate OUT-0048 chromosome 4, bVidCha1 merged haplotype, whole genome shotgun sequence genomic region, the following are encoded:
- the CENPU gene encoding centromere protein U, which translates to MSSKKKIKKNNTSYKLEEHKADSSLRWKSLPLEEPDVSRILKVAETNQLEELDDSFDHPLHSTAVDAYGEEHSQNEALSRVSAPQRQNTDRRSGGKKKKSKKPHHSKPSNGDIQKFNTAGAGEEPLEETVKTPNTTQFQAEKEQPSDESTSDPSVDSPHSVQVWCPKELKRSLRDITELDIVLAEVEKIAENYRQSIESNICRKAISDFSSAFKDQITDLIAGVQELKNMKKKNAKAITNIRKKRQQLVQVREELIGAEPQLTQLQREYAELQERKSSLRQTIELITDLKELQQDCLDYREENPKEKVVYGTSSLPALLVESRRILGAERHFESINMKLEEALAVQKEQESKKN; encoded by the exons ATGTcctcaaagaagaaaataaagaagaataaTACCAGCTATAAGCTAGAG GAGCACAAAGCTGACTCCAGTCTTCGGTGGAAATCACTTCCGCTTGAGGAACCAGATGTTTCAAGGATATTGAAGGTAGCAGAAACAAATCAACTTGAGGAACTTGATGATTCCTTTG ATCACCCTTTGCACAGTACTGCTGTGGATGCTTATGGAGAGGAACATTCACAAAACGAGGCACTCAGTCGTGTTTCAGCACCACAAAGGCAAAATACAGACAGACGgtctggtggaaaaaaaaaaaaatc taaaAAACCACATCACTCAAAGCCCTCCAATGGTGATATTCAGAAATTCAACACAGCTGGTGCTGGAGAGGAACCCCTTGAGGAGACTGTG AAAACTCCGAATACTACTCAATTCCAGGCAGAAAAGGAGCAGCCTTCAGATGAGAGCACATCAGATCCTTCTG TGGATAGCCCACATTCTGTACAGGTTTGGTGTCCCAAAGAGCTGAAGAGATCTCTTAGAGATATTACGGAACTGGATATTGTTCTGGCCGAAGTTGAGAAGATAGCAGAAAATTACAG ACAAAGCATAGAATCAAACATTTGCAGAAAGGCTATCAGtgacttttcttctgctttcaagGATCAAATCACTGATCTT ATAGCAGGAGTCCAGGAATTaaagaatatgaagaaaaaaaatgctaag GCAATAACaaacatcagaaagaaaaggcagcaaCTGGTGCAAGTCAGAGAAGAGCTAATTGG AGCTGAACCACAACTGACACAATTACAAAGAGAATATGCTGAGTTACAGGAAAGGAAATCTTCCTTGAGGCAAACAATTGAATTAATTACTGATTTAAAGGAGCTACAGCAAGACTGTTTGGATTATagagaagaaaacccaaaagaaaaagtAGTA TATGGAACTTCAAGCCTCCCTGCTCTTCTGGTGGAGTCTCGGAGAATTCTAGGAGCAGAAAGGCACTTTGAGAGTATCAATATGAAACTGGAAGAGGCTCTGGCTGTACAAAAAGAACAGgaatcaaagaaaaattaa